Proteins encoded by one window of Rutidosis leptorrhynchoides isolate AG116_Rl617_1_P2 chromosome 7, CSIRO_AGI_Rlap_v1, whole genome shotgun sequence:
- the LOC139858096 gene encoding protein DETOXIFICATION 56-like produces the protein MEEEIPSRQHKGFFEMAISELKTQQAIVLPLVAMNLTWFAKIAITTSFLGRLGELELASGTLGFMFANVTGFSVLNGLCGAMEPICGQAYGAKNFKLLHKTLVMMVSLLLLTSLISCFLWLNVDKILIHFGQQEDISIEAKKYLFYLLPDLIITSFLCPLKSYLSSQGITVPIMFTSALAVVLHVPVNIFLSKTRGFEGVSMAIWITDLVVVVLLMVYVAVVEFKKGGTWKQGGWSEHKFKDWVRLLKLCGPCCLTTCLEWWCYEILVLLTGKLPNAKQAVSIIAIVLNFDYLLFAVMLSLATCASIRVSNELGANQAGPAYRSAYISLGLGSVMGLVGGSVMVLARGKWGGLFSHDKGVLKGASNAMLWMGLLEVVNFPLAVCGGIVRGTARPWLGTYANISGFYALALPLGVILAFKVHMGLHGLLIGFIVGVLGCLSLLLILISKINWSEEADKAQRLAADSTVKDEKVAKNIEQM, from the coding sequence ATGGAAGAAGAAATCCCCTCGAGGCAACATAAAGGGTTCTTCGAAATGGCGATTTCGGAGCTGAAAACGCAACAAGCGATTGTGTTACCATTGGTTGCGATGAACTTAACATGGTTTGCAAAAATAGCCATCACAACGTCGTTTCTTGGTCGCCTTGGTGAGTTGGAGTTAGCTAGTGGGACCCTCGGGTTCATGTTTGCAAACGTGACCGGTTTCTCGGTCTTGAATGGTTTATGTGGTGCAATGGAGCCCATTTGTGGTCAAGCTTATGGAGCCAAAAACTTTAAGCTACTTCACAAAACACTTGTTATGATGGTTTCTTTGCTTCTATTAACATCACTTATTTCTTGCTTTTTGTGGCTAAATGTTGATAAAATCTTGATTCATTTTGGCCAACAAGAAGATATTTCAATTGAAGCAAAGAAGTATTTGTTTTATCTTCTTCCTGATTTGATCATCACTTCATTCTTGTGTCCTCTTAAATCTTATTTAAGTTCACAAGGTATAACGGTTCCAATCATGTTCACCTCGGCTCTAGCCGTGGTTCTACATGTACCGGTTAACATCTTCCTTTCGAAAACTCGAGGTTTCGAAGGGGTTTCAATGGCCATTTGGATCACTGATCTTGTGGTGGTTGTTCTACTAATGGTCTACGTGGCGGTGGTGGAATTCAAAAAGGGCGGGACATGGAAACAAGGTGGTTGGAGTGAACACAAGTTTAAAGATTGGGTTCGATTATTGAAACTTTGTGGGCCGTGTTGCCTTACAACGTGCCTCGAATGGTGGTGCTACGAGATCTTGGTGTTACTAACCGGAAAGCTTCCAAATGCTAAACAAGCGGTTAGCATAATCGCGATTGTGCTTAACTTTGACTACTTGCTTTTCGCGGTGATGCTTTCATTAGCCACGTGTGCGTCCATTCGTGTTTCGAATGAGCTCGGTGCGAATCAAGCAGGACCCGCTTACAGGTCGGCGTACATTTCGTTAGGGTTGGGTTCGGTTATGGGTTTAGTTGGTGGTTCGGTCATGGTATTAGCTAGAGGCAAATGGGGTGGTCTTTTTAGCCATGATAAAGGCGTTTTGAAAGGGGCGAGTAACGCAATGTTGTGGATGGGTTTGTTAGAGGTCGTGAACTTTCCGTTGGCGGTTTGTGGCGGTATCGTGAGGGGGACCGCCAGGCCTTGGTTGGGGACGTACGCAAACATCAGTGGATTCTATGCATTAGCATTGCCTTTGGGTGTGATTTTAGCATTTAAGGTTCATATGGGACTACATGGACTCTTGATAGGGTTCATAGTTGGAGTCTTAGGTTGTTTAAGTTTGTTGTTAATATTGATTTCGAAGATTAACTGGTCCGAAGAAGCCGATAAAGCACAAAGACTTGCTGCTGATTCGACGGTCAAAGACGAAAAGGTTGCCAAAAACATTGAGCAAATGTGA